A genomic stretch from Burkholderia pyrrocinia includes:
- a CDS encoding NAD(P)H-hydrate dehydratase has translation MTATRPPPDSDPIALLRVADLRAAEADATAALPPHTLMGRAGAAAARWLSERVAGDDRPVWFAVGPGNNGGDALVAAAQLQQLGVATQAWMPVPVKPDDAQWALGLARAAGVPLSATPPASLDGYAWVVDGLFGIGLGRALDGAFAEQAARIAAHARSGGRVLALDVPSGLDSDTGRIVGAGVAVAATHTLTFIGAKPGLYTGDGRDLAGEIDVASLDVAPPAAPAIVLNTPARFAAALPARAFASHKGTFGSLAVLGGDTGMCGAPILAARAALFAGAGKVHVGFLGAGAPPYDPPFPELMLHPADSLDLGAMTAIAAGCGLGTREAAATLVRDVLAHDAATLLDADALNLVATHADLAAAVATRGARGNPCVLTPHPLEAARLLGSDTATVQRDRVAAAQALAARHAAVVVLKGSGTVIAAPDGRVTINPTGNAALATGGTGDVLGGLIGALLAQRVTPYEAALAGVYLHGLAADTLTAHGTGPAGLTAGELAPMVRTLINRLFYPSPRADT, from the coding sequence ATGACCGCTACCCGCCCGCCTCCCGATTCCGATCCGATCGCACTGCTGCGCGTCGCCGACTTGCGCGCCGCCGAAGCCGACGCGACCGCGGCGCTGCCGCCGCACACGCTGATGGGCCGCGCGGGTGCCGCCGCCGCGCGCTGGCTGTCCGAGCGCGTCGCCGGCGATGACCGCCCCGTGTGGTTCGCGGTCGGCCCCGGCAACAACGGCGGCGACGCGCTGGTGGCCGCCGCGCAGCTCCAGCAGCTCGGCGTCGCGACGCAGGCGTGGATGCCGGTGCCGGTCAAGCCGGACGACGCGCAATGGGCGCTCGGCCTCGCGCGCGCGGCCGGCGTCCCGCTGTCGGCCACGCCACCCGCGTCGCTGGACGGTTACGCCTGGGTCGTCGACGGGCTGTTCGGCATCGGTCTCGGCCGCGCGCTCGACGGCGCATTCGCCGAACAGGCCGCGCGCATCGCCGCGCATGCACGCAGCGGCGGCCGCGTGCTCGCACTCGACGTGCCGAGCGGGCTCGACAGCGATACGGGCCGAATCGTCGGTGCGGGCGTCGCCGTCGCGGCCACGCATACGCTCACCTTCATCGGCGCGAAGCCAGGCCTCTACACGGGCGACGGCCGCGACCTCGCCGGCGAGATCGACGTCGCGTCGCTCGACGTCGCGCCGCCCGCCGCGCCAGCCATCGTGCTGAACACGCCCGCGCGATTCGCCGCGGCGCTGCCCGCGCGCGCGTTCGCGTCCCACAAGGGCACCTTCGGCAGCCTCGCGGTGCTCGGCGGCGACACCGGCATGTGCGGCGCGCCGATCCTGGCCGCGCGCGCCGCGCTGTTCGCGGGCGCCGGCAAGGTGCACGTCGGCTTCCTCGGCGCCGGCGCGCCGCCGTACGACCCGCCGTTCCCCGAACTGATGCTGCATCCGGCCGATAGCCTCGACCTCGGCGCGATGACCGCGATCGCGGCCGGCTGCGGCCTCGGCACGCGCGAAGCCGCGGCAACGCTCGTGCGCGACGTGCTCGCCCACGATGCCGCGACGCTGCTCGATGCGGACGCGCTGAACCTCGTCGCGACGCACGCGGACCTCGCGGCCGCCGTCGCCACGCGCGGCGCGCGCGGCAATCCCTGCGTGCTGACCCCGCACCCGCTCGAAGCCGCGCGGCTGCTCGGCAGCGACACGGCGACGGTGCAGCGCGACCGCGTCGCGGCCGCGCAGGCGCTCGCCGCGCGCCATGCGGCCGTCGTCGTGCTGAAAGGCTCGGGCACGGTGATTGCGGCACCCGACGGCCGCGTGACGATCAACCCGACCGGCAACGCGGCGCTCGCCACCGGCGGCACCGGCGACGTGCTCGGCGGCCTGATCGGCGCGCTGCTCGCACAGCGCGTCACACCGTACGAAGCGGCGCTCGCGGGCGTCTACCTGCACGGCCTCGCGGCCGACACGCTGACTGCGCACGGCACCGGCCCGGCCGGGCTCACGGCCGGCGAACTCGCGCCGATGGTGCGCACGCTGATCAATCGCCTTTTTTATCCGTCGCCGCGCGCCGACACGTAA
- the pgi gene encoding glucose-6-phosphate isomerase, translating to MTLNSLPAWTALQSHFEQIRHARLRDWFAPENDRAPTRAERFTIPGAGLAADFSKNRINDETLRLLVQLARDTGVETRRDAMFAGEIVNPTEGRAALHTALRATDPQAPFHAQVSAERAKMATFARAVRSGTWTGYTGKRIRHVINIGIGGSDLGPKMVVHALHHVATPDISTHFVSNVDGADLARVLEQVDPEETLAIIVSKTFTTLETMTNARSLRDWFVARGCPEDALAKHFVGVSANPAEVVKFGIAADNVFEMWDWVGGRYSLWSAVGLSIMIAIGPEQFDELLAGADDMDRHFREAPLERNLPVLLGLIGIWYRNFFGSQSYLVAPYSEALHYLPSYLQQLEMESNGKSARLDGTFVDYPTSAVTWGEPGTNGQHAFFQMLHQGPTIVPIDFIAVLTPEHPLASHHPKLLANCFAQSEALMLGRTLDEARKVAGPGKEALAPHLTFPGNRPTTTLLVNALTPRTLGALIALYEHKVLVQATVWDINPFDQWGVELGKILGKVVEADLSAESVDPAKHDSSTTALIERARTALKR from the coding sequence ATGACGCTGAATTCGCTCCCCGCCTGGACTGCCCTTCAATCCCACTTCGAACAGATCCGCCACGCCCGGCTGCGCGACTGGTTCGCACCGGAAAACGACCGCGCGCCGACCCGCGCCGAACGCTTCACGATCCCGGGCGCCGGTCTCGCGGCCGATTTCTCGAAGAACCGCATCAACGACGAAACGCTGCGCCTGCTCGTGCAGCTCGCGCGCGACACAGGCGTTGAAACGCGCCGCGACGCGATGTTCGCGGGCGAGATCGTCAACCCGACCGAAGGCCGCGCCGCGCTGCACACCGCGTTGCGCGCGACCGACCCGCAAGCGCCGTTCCACGCGCAGGTGAGCGCCGAGCGCGCGAAGATGGCGACCTTCGCGCGCGCCGTGCGCAGCGGCACGTGGACGGGCTACACGGGCAAGCGCATCCGCCACGTGATCAACATCGGCATCGGCGGTTCCGATCTCGGGCCGAAGATGGTCGTGCATGCGCTGCACCACGTCGCGACGCCCGACATCTCGACCCACTTCGTGTCGAACGTCGACGGCGCCGATCTCGCGCGCGTGCTCGAACAGGTCGATCCCGAGGAAACGCTCGCGATCATCGTGTCGAAGACCTTCACGACGCTCGAGACGATGACGAACGCACGCTCGCTGCGCGACTGGTTCGTCGCGCGCGGCTGCCCCGAGGACGCGCTCGCGAAGCACTTCGTCGGCGTGTCGGCGAACCCGGCCGAAGTCGTGAAGTTCGGCATCGCCGCGGACAACGTGTTCGAAATGTGGGACTGGGTCGGCGGCCGCTATTCGCTGTGGTCGGCGGTCGGCCTGTCGATCATGATCGCGATCGGCCCCGAGCAGTTCGACGAACTGCTGGCCGGCGCGGACGACATGGACCGCCATTTCCGCGAAGCGCCGCTCGAGCGCAACCTGCCGGTGCTGCTCGGCCTGATCGGCATCTGGTATCGGAATTTCTTCGGCTCGCAGAGTTATCTCGTCGCGCCGTATTCGGAAGCGCTGCACTACCTGCCGTCGTACCTGCAGCAACTCGAAATGGAGAGCAACGGCAAATCCGCGCGCCTGGACGGCACCTTCGTCGATTACCCGACGTCGGCCGTCACGTGGGGCGAGCCGGGCACCAACGGCCAGCACGCGTTCTTCCAGATGCTGCACCAGGGGCCGACGATCGTGCCGATCGACTTCATCGCGGTGCTGACGCCCGAGCATCCGCTCGCGAGCCATCATCCGAAGCTGCTCGCGAACTGCTTCGCGCAGAGCGAGGCACTGATGCTCGGCCGCACGCTCGATGAAGCGCGCAAGGTCGCCGGGCCGGGCAAGGAGGCGCTCGCGCCGCACCTGACGTTCCCGGGCAACCGCCCGACGACGACGCTGCTCGTCAATGCGCTGACGCCGCGCACGCTCGGCGCGCTGATCGCGCTTTACGAGCACAAGGTGCTCGTGCAGGCGACGGTGTGGGACATCAATCCGTTCGACCAGTGGGGCGTCGAGCTCGGCAAGATTCTCGGCAAGGTCGTGGAAGCCGACCTGTCGGCCGAGTCGGTCGATCCCGCGAAGCACGACTCGTCGACCACGGCGCTGATAGAACGCGCCCGCACGGCGCTCAAGCGCTGA
- a CDS encoding ABC transporter ATP-binding protein yields MFKITDPIIEVRDVCKRVADATGELTILDGITLAVRPGSSLAIVGASGSGKSTLLGLLAGLDSATSGTVRLLGRALDQLDEDERAALRNGAVGFVFQSFQLMPHLTALENVMLPLELRGGISAREAADRARALLVQVGLGERTAHYPKLLSGGEQQRVALARAFVTRPAILFADEPTGSLDAATGHAVIDLMFELNRTHGATLVLVTHDAELARRCATTVTLDAGHIVEPHAVQRGA; encoded by the coding sequence ATGTTCAAGATTACCGATCCGATCATCGAAGTCCGTGACGTGTGCAAGCGGGTCGCCGACGCAACGGGCGAGCTGACGATCCTCGACGGCATCACGCTCGCCGTGCGGCCGGGCAGCAGCCTCGCGATCGTCGGCGCGTCGGGGTCGGGCAAGTCGACGCTGCTCGGCCTGCTTGCAGGGTTGGACAGCGCGACGAGCGGCACGGTTCGCCTGCTCGGCCGCGCGCTCGACCAGCTCGACGAGGACGAGCGCGCCGCGCTGCGCAACGGTGCCGTCGGGTTCGTGTTCCAGTCGTTCCAGTTGATGCCGCACCTGACGGCGCTCGAGAACGTGATGCTGCCGCTCGAACTGCGGGGCGGCATCAGTGCGCGCGAGGCGGCCGATCGCGCACGGGCGCTGCTCGTGCAGGTCGGTCTGGGCGAACGCACCGCGCATTATCCGAAACTGCTGTCGGGCGGCGAGCAGCAGCGCGTCGCGCTTGCGCGCGCGTTCGTCACGCGCCCGGCGATCCTGTTTGCCGACGAGCCGACCGGCAGCCTCGACGCGGCGACGGGGCACGCGGTCATCGACCTGATGTTCGAACTGAATCGCACGCACGGCGCAACGCTCGTGCTCGTCACGCACGATGCCGAACTTGCGCGCCGCTGTGCGACGACGGTGACGCTCGACGCCGGGCACATCGTCGAGCCGCACGCAGTGCAGCGCGGCGCCTGA
- a CDS encoding arylesterase — protein sequence MDTTFRWKRRAALAALLGTLLTATAPARAATAPAPASGQPVIVVLGDSLSAEYGLPRDTGWVALLRQRLTNERIDYSVANASVSGDTTSGGRARLPAVLQRLKPSIVVVELGSNDALRGVPLATTEQNLRDIIAGARRARAKVVLVGMYVPPNYGPDYTQKFHAVYTRLSKDLGVPLVPFLLAGIENKPEMFQADQMHPARQAQGILLDNVWPALKPLLGKPRG from the coding sequence ATGGACACGACATTTCGCTGGAAAAGACGCGCGGCTCTCGCCGCGCTGCTGGGCACCCTGCTGACCGCAACCGCGCCCGCACGCGCCGCGACGGCGCCGGCCCCGGCATCGGGCCAGCCGGTGATCGTCGTGCTCGGCGACAGCCTGTCGGCCGAATACGGGCTGCCGCGCGACACGGGCTGGGTTGCATTGCTGCGGCAGCGGCTCACGAACGAGCGAATCGATTATAGCGTCGCGAACGCCAGCGTCAGCGGCGACACCACGAGCGGCGGCCGCGCGCGGCTGCCTGCGGTGCTGCAACGGCTCAAGCCTTCGATCGTCGTCGTCGAGCTCGGTTCGAACGATGCGCTGCGCGGCGTGCCGCTCGCGACGACCGAGCAGAACCTGCGCGACATCATCGCCGGCGCACGGCGCGCACGGGCAAAGGTCGTGCTGGTCGGCATGTACGTGCCGCCCAATTACGGCCCCGACTACACGCAAAAGTTCCACGCCGTCTATACGCGGCTGTCGAAGGATCTCGGCGTGCCGCTCGTGCCGTTCCTGCTGGCCGGCATCGAGAACAAGCCCGAGATGTTCCAGGCCGACCAGATGCATCCCGCGCGGCAGGCGCAGGGCATCCTGCTCGACAACGTGTGGCCGGCGCTGAAGCCGCTGCTCGGCAAGCCGCGCGGCTGA
- a CDS encoding SurA N-terminal domain-containing protein, producing the protein MLDFFRNHQRLMMALLLLIVLPGLGFVGIQGFRGFFDDSANAAAVNGHKITRVEFDGAFRQQIDQARQALGGQFDIKMFDTPEHRKQVLDGLIQQRVLADETQRLHLTASDNAVRDALMSDPMIASLKKPDGSIDVERYAQLLSFQGMTPEQYQERVRYSLALQQIPASIVSSAFTPKSLAQRLSELAAQQRDVQALVLKTSDYASKVQPTDAQLAAYYDAHKQGFATPETATIQYLVYSPAAAAASAQPTDADIKKFYDDNPTHFRTEAQVRVSHIFIAAASSASAADKAAAKAKAEQLLADVKAHPDQFAQIAQKSSQDAPSAAKGGDLGFITRGSTAGGKAFDDAAFALKQGDVSGVVQSDLGFHVLKATEVKPAAVKPFAEVKDRIAVDLKQQYASKAFTDNAEGFTSTVYEKAKTLQPAADKYKLTIQTATVTPTPNPQLPPTSPLNNPRFLAAVFANDSVKNQNNTQAIDVGNNTLISARVTDYKPAAVPALDAIKDVVRQKVVAEQAAALAQKDGAAKLAELQKSKSTDGFAAAQKVSRTQSQGLTPAALSAVYKVDAKTLPAYVGVDLGADGYAIYRVNAVIPGTAVDPQQLAAAQQQMAQVDAQSEGEAYLAALRDRSKVKLYGTTTSQSQDGDN; encoded by the coding sequence ATGCTCGATTTCTTCCGTAATCACCAGCGCCTGATGATGGCGCTCCTGCTCCTGATCGTGTTGCCGGGGCTGGGTTTTGTCGGGATCCAAGGCTTCCGCGGCTTCTTCGACGACAGTGCGAACGCCGCGGCGGTCAACGGGCACAAGATCACGCGGGTCGAATTCGACGGCGCGTTCCGCCAGCAGATCGACCAGGCGCGTCAGGCGCTCGGCGGGCAGTTCGACATCAAGATGTTCGATACGCCCGAGCATCGCAAGCAGGTGCTCGACGGCCTGATCCAGCAGCGCGTGCTGGCCGATGAAACGCAACGCCTGCACCTGACCGCGTCCGACAATGCGGTGCGCGATGCGCTGATGAGCGACCCGATGATCGCGTCGCTGAAGAAGCCCGACGGTTCGATCGACGTCGAGCGTTACGCGCAACTGCTGTCGTTCCAGGGGATGACGCCCGAGCAGTATCAGGAGCGGGTGCGCTACAGCCTCGCGCTGCAGCAGATTCCGGCCAGCATCGTGTCGAGCGCGTTCACGCCGAAGAGCCTCGCGCAACGCCTGTCCGAACTCGCCGCGCAGCAGCGCGACGTGCAGGCGCTCGTGCTGAAGACGAGCGACTACGCATCGAAGGTCCAGCCGACCGACGCGCAGCTCGCCGCGTACTACGACGCGCACAAGCAAGGCTTCGCGACGCCCGAGACCGCAACGATCCAGTACCTCGTCTATTCGCCGGCCGCGGCCGCTGCAAGCGCGCAGCCGACCGATGCGGACATCAAGAAGTTCTACGACGACAACCCGACGCACTTCCGCACCGAAGCGCAGGTTCGCGTGAGCCACATCTTCATCGCCGCGGCGAGCAGCGCAAGCGCTGCCGACAAGGCCGCAGCGAAGGCGAAGGCCGAGCAACTGCTCGCCGACGTGAAGGCGCATCCGGACCAGTTCGCGCAGATCGCGCAGAAGAGCTCGCAGGACGCGCCGTCGGCCGCGAAGGGCGGCGACCTCGGCTTCATCACGCGCGGCTCGACGGCGGGCGGCAAGGCGTTCGACGATGCCGCGTTCGCGCTCAAGCAGGGCGACGTGAGCGGTGTCGTGCAGTCGGATCTCGGCTTCCACGTGCTGAAGGCGACCGAAGTGAAGCCGGCGGCCGTCAAGCCGTTCGCGGAAGTGAAGGACCGGATCGCGGTGGACCTGAAGCAGCAGTACGCATCGAAGGCGTTCACGGACAACGCGGAAGGTTTCACGTCGACCGTCTATGAAAAGGCGAAGACGCTGCAGCCGGCCGCGGACAAGTACAAGCTGACGATCCAGACGGCCACCGTCACGCCGACGCCGAATCCGCAGCTGCCGCCGACGAGCCCGCTGAACAATCCGAGGTTCCTGGCCGCCGTGTTCGCGAACGACTCGGTGAAGAACCAGAACAACACGCAGGCGATCGACGTCGGCAACAACACGCTGATCTCGGCGCGCGTGACCGACTACAAGCCGGCTGCCGTGCCTGCACTCGATGCGATCAAGGACGTCGTGCGCCAGAAGGTCGTCGCCGAGCAGGCCGCGGCACTCGCGCAGAAGGACGGTGCAGCGAAGCTCGCCGAGCTGCAGAAGTCGAAGTCGACCGACGGGTTCGCGGCAGCGCAGAAGGTGTCGCGCACGCAATCGCAGGGCCTGACGCCGGCCGCGCTGAGCGCCGTCTACAAGGTCGATGCGAAGACGCTGCCGGCTTACGTCGGCGTCGATCTCGGCGCGGACGGCTACGCGATCTACCGCGTGAACGCGGTGATCCCGGGTACGGCCGTCGATCCGCAGCAACTGGCGGCCGCGCAGCAGCAGATGGCGCAGGTCGACGCGCAAAGCGAAGGCGAAGCGTATCTCGCCGCGCTGCGCGATCGCTCGAAGGTGAAGCTGTACGGGACGACGACCAGCCAGTCGCAGGACGGCGACAACTGA